From one Phocaeicola salanitronis DSM 18170 genomic stretch:
- the nanU gene encoding SusD family outer membrane lipoprotein NanU: MKKTIQMSVLGVIAACSFSSCLDMTPISEITDENMWKNEGHFTSFMYGIHSRLRDADAQNLFMLGELRSDIYNTGIGWTGESNQVEEITSNTLTEERPGIENYGGLYYNINQINLFLSRAETTDLLSEADRNYYLGEAYGLRAFYYFHLLRSWGNVVWNADPSLGFEVGNLERPATDASTVMQYIKDDIASSETAFGDDYSFRAGRSLWSKAATLTLKAEAYLWSSRQMNGGTADAQTALEALNDVQTHISRTELDLLPDFASVFDYENKGNNEIIFSLHAAYNEADLFNGEWRNRMVPQQTTLSSYYESDGSPISLNFNGNVYYPLREELYSQFDEADTRLSGTLRAVYSKDESGTVAYVGCFAYKFRGMTPAGASYREFCDDYPIYRYADVLLLKAEAKAVLGSDPAEEINQIRQRAYAGAYEEMSMGYPHLAGDNEGINEVLLRERLREFMFEGKRWYDLRRFGQEYVMKYSSLQNPGHLLWPIDTDTMTDNPALTQTPGYE; encoded by the coding sequence ATGAAGAAAACAATACAGATGTCAGTTTTGGGCGTGATAGCGGCATGCTCATTTAGCAGTTGCCTGGATATGACCCCAATCAGCGAAATTACCGATGAAAATATGTGGAAAAACGAAGGGCATTTCACTTCCTTCATGTATGGCATACACAGCCGCTTGCGTGATGCCGATGCGCAAAATCTGTTTATGTTGGGCGAATTGCGTTCGGACATTTACAATACAGGCATCGGCTGGACGGGCGAAAGCAATCAGGTAGAAGAAATCACTTCCAATACACTGACCGAAGAACGTCCGGGCATTGAGAATTACGGCGGACTGTATTACAATATCAATCAAATCAACCTGTTTCTCTCACGGGCTGAAACCACAGACTTATTAAGTGAAGCCGACCGCAATTATTACTTGGGCGAAGCGTATGGGCTGCGTGCCTTCTATTATTTCCATTTATTGCGCTCGTGGGGCAATGTAGTATGGAATGCCGACCCCAGTTTAGGTTTTGAAGTAGGCAACTTGGAGCGTCCGGCTACGGATGCGTCAACCGTAATGCAGTATATCAAAGACGATATCGCGTCATCTGAAACAGCTTTTGGAGACGATTATTCGTTCCGTGCCGGGCGTTCGTTGTGGTCGAAGGCGGCAACACTGACTTTAAAAGCGGAAGCTTACCTTTGGTCCAGCAGGCAAATGAATGGCGGAACGGCTGATGCACAGACAGCTTTAGAGGCATTGAACGATGTGCAGACGCATATCTCGCGTACAGAATTGGATTTGCTGCCCGATTTTGCCTCTGTGTTCGATTACGAAAATAAGGGCAATAACGAAATTATCTTCTCGCTGCATGCGGCTTACAACGAGGCGGATTTGTTTAACGGAGAATGGCGCAACCGCATGGTGCCGCAACAGACCACGTTGAGCAGTTATTACGAAAGCGATGGTTCGCCCATCAGCCTGAACTTTAACGGCAATGTATATTATCCGCTCCGCGAAGAACTGTACAGCCAGTTTGATGAAGCAGACACACGCTTGAGCGGAACATTGCGGGCTGTTTATAGCAAAGACGAATCAGGAACGGTTGCATACGTCGGTTGTTTTGCTTATAAATTCCGGGGCATGACACCTGCCGGCGCTTCATACCGGGAGTTTTGCGACGATTACCCCATTTACCGTTATGCCGATGTGTTATTGCTGAAGGCAGAGGCGAAAGCGGTGCTTGGCAGTGACCCTGCAGAAGAAATCAATCAGATTCGTCAGCGGGCGTATGCCGGAGCGTACGAGGAAATGTCAATGGGTTATCCGCATCTGGCAGGAGACAACGAAGGAATCAACGAAGTGCTTTTGCGTGAACGTTTGCGTGAGTTTATGTTCGAAGGAAAACGCTGGTACGACCTTCGCCGTTTCGGACAAGAATACGTCATGAAATATTCGTCCTTGCAAAACCCGGGCCATTTGCTTTGGCCCATCGATACAGACACCATGACAGATAATCCGGCATTGACACAAACACCGGGATACGAATAA
- a CDS encoding nitroreductase family protein: MKHVLIATLLLPLMACGGGQTQATAEVTQDSVKNQVVETIMTRRSIRQYKPEAVAREKMQTIVECGINAPNAMNRQPWEVRVVDNPDYINGVTELYKKANPKAAADSTFRNMFRNAPTVVFIGHDKESESSPFDCGLMAENMMLSAWSMGIGSCCLGSPARFMKSPEAAEYLKKLNFSEGYELLYCIGFGYPDEAPAAKPREAGKIQFIE, encoded by the coding sequence ATGAAACACGTATTAATCGCAACCCTGCTTCTGCCCCTGATGGCGTGCGGAGGAGGACAAACACAGGCAACCGCCGAAGTTACCCAAGACAGTGTAAAGAATCAAGTAGTGGAAACCATCATGACACGCCGCAGCATCCGCCAGTATAAGCCGGAAGCCGTAGCGCGTGAGAAGATGCAGACGATTGTGGAATGCGGCATCAATGCGCCCAATGCCATGAACCGCCAGCCGTGGGAAGTCCGGGTAGTGGATAATCCCGACTATATCAACGGTGTGACCGAATTGTATAAAAAAGCCAATCCGAAAGCTGCGGCAGATTCTACTTTCCGCAATATGTTCCGCAATGCTCCGACTGTAGTCTTTATCGGACACGATAAGGAATCGGAAAGTTCTCCGTTCGATTGTGGGCTGATGGCAGAAAACATGATGCTTTCGGCATGGTCAATGGGTATCGGCAGTTGTTGCTTAGGAAGTCCGGCACGCTTTATGAAAAGTCCCGAAGCCGCAGAATACCTGAAGAAGCTGAACTTCAGCGAAGGCTACGAATTGCTTTACTGCATCGGTTTCGGCTATCCCGATGAGGCTCCCGCAGCCAAACCGCGCGAAGCAGGCAAGATTCAGTTTATCGAGTAA
- a CDS encoding succinate dehydrogenase/fumarate reductase iron-sulfur subunit, which yields MDKNISFTLKIWRQNGPKEKGHFDTFQMKDIPGDTSFLEMLDILNEQLVEAGKEPVVFDHDCREGICGMCSLYINGHPHGPATGATTCQLYMRRFHDGDVITVEPWRSAGFPVIKDLMVDRTAYDKIMQAGGFISVRTGAPQDANAILIPKQVADEAMDAASCIGCGACVAACKNGSAMLFVSAKVSQLNLLPQGKPEALRRAKAMIAKMDELGFGNCTNTRACEAECPKNVSISNIARLNRDFIKAKLKD from the coding sequence ATGGACAAAAATATATCATTTACGCTGAAAATTTGGCGTCAGAACGGACCGAAGGAAAAAGGTCATTTCGATACATTCCAGATGAAAGATATCCCGGGCGATACTTCGTTCCTGGAAATGTTGGATATCTTGAACGAGCAGTTGGTTGAGGCTGGTAAAGAACCGGTAGTATTCGATCACGATTGCCGTGAAGGTATCTGCGGTATGTGTTCTCTGTATATTAACGGACATCCGCACGGACCTGCAACAGGTGCTACTACCTGCCAGCTCTATATGCGCCGTTTCCACGATGGCGATGTCATTACCGTTGAACCGTGGCGTTCGGCTGGTTTCCCGGTTATCAAAGACTTGATGGTAGACCGTACGGCTTACGACAAGATTATGCAGGCTGGTGGTTTCATCAGTGTACGTACAGGCGCTCCTCAGGATGCCAATGCTATCCTGATTCCGAAACAAGTGGCTGACGAAGCGATGGATGCTGCTTCTTGTATCGGTTGTGGCGCATGTGTAGCTGCTTGTAAGAACGGTTCGGCAATGCTGTTCGTATCAGCAAAGGTTAGCCAGCTGAATCTGTTGCCGCAAGGTAAACCGGAAGCTTTGCGCCGTGCGAAAGCCATGATTGCCAAGATGGACGAACTGGGCTTCGGTAACTGTACCAATACCCGTGCTTGTGAAGCTGAATGTCCTAAGAACGTTTCAATCAGCAACATCGCTCGTTTGAACCGCGACTTTATCAAGGCAAAACTGAAAGACTGA
- a CDS encoding fumarate reductase/succinate dehydrogenase flavoprotein subunit, which yields MANILDSKIPEGPIAEKWTNYKAHQKLVNPANKRRLDIIVVGTGLAGASAAASLGEMGFRVFNFCIQDSPRRAHSIAAQGGINAAKNYQNDGDSVYRLFYDTVKGGDYRAREANVYRLAEVSNNIIDQCVAQGVPFAREYGGLLANRSFGGAQVSRTFYAKGQTGQQLLLGAYSALSRQVGAGTVKLYTRYEMEDVVIIDGRARGIIAKNLVTGKLERFAAHAVVIATGGYGNTYFLSTNAMACNCSAAMACYRKGAFFANPAYVQIHPTCIPVHGDKQSKLTLMSESLRNDGRIWVPKKLEDAKALQAGTKKGSDIPEEDRDYYLERRYPAFGNLVPRDVASRAAKERCDHGFGVNNTGLAVFLDFSESIERLGLDVVRQRYGNLFDMYEEITDVNPGKLANEINGVKYYNPMMIYPAIHYTMGGIWVDYELQTTIKGLFAIGECNFSDHGANRLGASALMQGLADGYFVLPYTIQNYLADQITVPRFSTDLPEFEEAEKAVQAKIDHLMGIQGKRSVDSIHKELGHIMWEYVGMGRTEAGLKTALAKLKDIRKEFETNLFIPGKKEGLNVELDKAIRLNDFITMGELIAYDALNRNESCGGHFREEYQTEEGEAKRDDANYFYVSCWEYQGSDDKAPVLYKEPLVYEAIKVQTRNYKS from the coding sequence ATGGCTAATATACTCGACTCTAAAATTCCTGAAGGTCCGATAGCTGAAAAATGGACCAACTATAAAGCTCACCAGAAACTGGTGAACCCCGCCAACAAACGTCGTTTGGATATCATCGTGGTAGGAACCGGTCTTGCAGGTGCTTCTGCAGCCGCTTCTTTGGGCGAAATGGGCTTCCGTGTGTTTAACTTCTGTATTCAGGATTCTCCGCGCCGCGCTCACTCTATCGCTGCTCAAGGTGGTATCAATGCTGCAAAGAATTATCAGAACGATGGCGACTCTGTATATCGTCTGTTTTATGATACTGTAAAAGGTGGTGACTATCGTGCACGTGAGGCAAACGTTTATCGTTTGGCTGAAGTTTCGAACAACATCATCGACCAATGCGTGGCTCAGGGTGTACCTTTCGCACGCGAATATGGAGGTCTGCTGGCAAACCGTTCGTTCGGTGGAGCACAGGTGTCACGTACATTCTATGCCAAAGGACAGACCGGACAGCAGTTGCTGTTGGGTGCTTACTCGGCATTGAGCCGTCAGGTAGGTGCAGGCACAGTCAAGCTGTACACTCGCTATGAAATGGAAGATGTGGTAATCATCGACGGCCGTGCCCGCGGTATCATTGCCAAGAATCTGGTAACCGGTAAACTGGAACGTTTTGCTGCACATGCTGTAGTTATCGCTACCGGTGGTTACGGTAATACTTACTTCTTGTCTACCAATGCGATGGCATGTAACTGCTCGGCTGCAATGGCTTGCTACCGTAAAGGTGCGTTCTTCGCTAATCCGGCATACGTGCAGATTCACCCGACTTGTATTCCGGTACACGGCGACAAGCAGTCTAAGTTGACTTTGATGTCTGAATCGTTGCGTAACGACGGACGTATCTGGGTTCCGAAGAAGCTGGAAGATGCCAAGGCTTTGCAGGCTGGTACCAAGAAAGGCAGTGACATTCCGGAAGAAGACCGTGACTATTACCTGGAACGCCGTTATCCGGCATTCGGTAACTTGGTTCCGCGTGACGTTGCCAGCCGTGCGGCTAAGGAACGTTGCGACCACGGTTTCGGTGTCAACAATACCGGCTTGGCTGTATTCCTCGACTTCTCTGAAAGTATCGAACGTTTGGGATTGGATGTAGTGCGCCAGCGTTATGGCAACCTCTTCGATATGTACGAAGAAATCACCGATGTGAACCCGGGCAAATTGGCAAACGAAATCAACGGCGTGAAATATTACAACCCGATGATGATTTATCCGGCTATCCACTACACCATGGGTGGTATCTGGGTAGACTACGAATTGCAGACTACCATTAAGGGTCTGTTTGCTATCGGCGAATGTAACTTCTCCGACCACGGTGCAAACCGTCTGGGTGCTTCTGCCTTGATGCAAGGTTTGGCAGATGGTTACTTTGTATTGCCTTACACCATCCAGAACTATCTGGCAGACCAAATCACTGTTCCCCGCTTCTCTACCGACTTGCCGGAATTTGAGGAAGCAGAAAAGGCTGTCCAGGCTAAGATTGACCACCTGATGGGAATCCAGGGCAAACGCTCGGTAGATTCTATCCACAAGGAACTGGGCCACATCATGTGGGAATACGTAGGTATGGGACGTACCGAAGCCGGACTGAAGACTGCTCTTGCGAAGCTGAAAGATATCCGCAAGGAATTCGAAACCAACTTGTTCATTCCGGGCAAGAAAGAAGGTCTGAACGTAGAATTGGATAAGGCAATCCGCTTGAACGACTTCATCACCATGGGTGAACTGATTGCATACGACGCATTGAACCGTAACGAATCGTGCGGCGGTCACTTCCGTGAAGAATATCAGACCGAAGAGGGCGAAGCCAAACGTGATGATGCCAACTATTTCTATGTATCTTGCTGGGAATACCAAGGCTCGGATGATAAAGCTCCGGTTCTCTACAAGGAACCGCTGGTTTACGAAGCTATTAAGGTACAGACTCGTAACTACAAGAGCTAA
- a CDS encoding succinate dehydrogenase cytochrome b subunit: MWLSNSSIGRKVVMSVTGIALVLFLTFHMLMNLVALFSAEGYNTVCEFLGTNWYALIGTLALAALFVIHIVYAFWLTMLNRAARGNERYAVSAKPKTVEWASQNMLALGVIVILGLLLHLFNFWYNMMFAELIGNPMMGGLEATDGYGYIVQTFSNPVFFVLYIVWLCALWFHLTHGFWSSMQTLGWNNTTWINRWKCISNIYSTIIVLGFMLVAVVFFVKNLF; the protein is encoded by the coding sequence ATGTGGTTAAGTAATTCATCTATTGGAAGGAAAGTGGTGATGAGCGTAACGGGTATCGCCCTTGTCCTGTTTCTTACATTTCACATGTTGATGAACCTTGTTGCACTGTTTTCGGCGGAAGGTTATAACACAGTATGTGAATTCTTGGGTACTAACTGGTACGCTTTGATAGGTACCTTGGCGTTAGCTGCCTTGTTTGTAATTCACATCGTTTACGCTTTCTGGCTGACGATGTTGAACCGTGCCGCACGTGGTAACGAACGTTATGCGGTGAGTGCAAAGCCTAAAACTGTGGAATGGGCTTCTCAGAACATGTTGGCTTTGGGTGTGATTGTCATCCTGGGCTTGCTGTTGCACTTGTTCAACTTCTGGTACAACATGATGTTTGCCGAATTGATAGGCAATCCGATGATGGGCGGTCTGGAAGCAACCGACGGTTACGGTTACATTGTACAGACTTTCTCTAATCCGGTATTCTTTGTTCTGTACATCGTTTGGTTGTGCGCTTTGTGGTTCCACTTGACTCATGGTTTCTGGAGCTCTATGCAGACATTGGGCTGGAACAACACCACCTGGATTAACCGTTGGAAGTGCATCTCTAACATTTATTCTACGATTATCGTGCTGGGCTTTATGCTGGTTGCGGTAGTATTTTTTGTGAAGAATTTATTTTAA
- a CDS encoding site-specific integrase: MGILLSKRKLTKGRFSLYLDCNVAGKRYKESLGITLEAPTSKEARLANQAKLKLARLLRARREIDCLHHNYWNQLPSFFHPKSEQRPEHVATCDFFHLISDYRIHYHRKDCRMVQAMFTYLEQFHSSALPMAKITRRFCNSFFIFLQEKLRGSTPVNYFKKFKVCLDYCVEEHFLASNPAKGIRMPQNNAVTKEILSTRELVKLVKTPCRNSEVKRAFLFSCQSGLRWCDILELRYKNIDFQQRHLMLIQKKVAGHSQKAVLHLYLNDNALRLLHERQGRGNDLVFELPSHSYSLRILNEWTIHAGLRKHISFHCARHTFITLIMARGANIKTAASLAGHSSTRHTEKYIHIIDKQMQQAVDSLPELPL; the protein is encoded by the coding sequence ATGGGAATCTTATTATCTAAAAGAAAACTGACCAAAGGGCGCTTTTCGCTTTACCTGGACTGTAATGTCGCCGGAAAACGCTATAAAGAGAGCCTGGGCATTACGTTGGAAGCGCCTACGAGTAAAGAAGCACGCTTGGCTAATCAGGCAAAACTGAAACTTGCCCGCCTGTTGCGGGCGCGTCGGGAGATAGATTGCCTCCATCACAACTATTGGAACCAACTGCCTTCTTTTTTTCACCCGAAAAGCGAACAACGTCCGGAACATGTGGCTACTTGCGACTTTTTTCATTTGATTTCCGACTACCGGATTCATTATCACCGGAAAGATTGCCGGATGGTACAAGCGATGTTCACTTATTTGGAGCAGTTTCATTCTTCAGCCCTGCCTATGGCGAAAATCACACGTAGGTTTTGTAATTCCTTTTTTATCTTCCTGCAAGAGAAATTGAGGGGCAGCACTCCGGTCAATTACTTTAAAAAATTCAAAGTCTGTCTGGATTATTGCGTCGAAGAGCATTTCCTGGCATCCAACCCAGCCAAAGGAATCCGTATGCCGCAAAACAACGCCGTGACAAAAGAAATCCTGTCTACCCGAGAACTTGTCAAACTGGTCAAGACCCCTTGCCGGAATAGCGAAGTGAAACGGGCTTTCTTGTTTTCCTGTCAAAGCGGGTTAAGATGGTGTGACATATTAGAACTTCGTTATAAGAATATCGATTTCCAGCAACGCCACCTGATGCTTATTCAGAAAAAAGTGGCAGGGCATTCTCAAAAGGCGGTTCTACATCTGTATCTGAATGACAATGCGTTGCGGCTATTGCACGAGCGCCAGGGCAGAGGCAATGATCTGGTCTTCGAATTGCCTTCCCATTCTTATAGCTTACGGATTCTGAATGAATGGACTATCCATGCCGGCTTACGTAAACACATCTCTTTTCATTGTGCACGCCATACATTTATTACGCTGATTATGGCTCGGGGTGCCAATATTAAGACTGCTGCATCGCTTGCCGGACATTCCAGCACACGCCATACCGAGAAATACATCCATATTATCGATAAGCAAATGCAGCAAGCTGTAGACAGCCTTCCTGAACTTCCGCTCTGA
- a CDS encoding OmpA family protein yields MKLRRNLTALVLGLSTIAAFAQTDGNTETRQIKEEGKTVFNPHWFMQVQAGASHTVGEAKFGDLISPAAALNFGYQFTPLWGLRAGLSGWEAKGAWVSPETIYKYNYLQGNVDATLDLSNLFCGYNPTRFFNAYLFGGIGVNGAFNNDEAVALNDAGHRLEYLWRDSKVNVVGRFGLGTNLRISDHVFFNIEVNANTMSDKYNSKKAGNSDWQFNALAGFTFKFGKTYTRTEPVYYEPAPAPAPAPVVEEKKEEPAPAPEPVKVQPMRQNIFFLINSSEIRTSEQSKVNNLIAYLKEHTDAKVSLCGYADKNTGNARINKKLSQERAEAVAEALKAEGIAADRITIDYKGDTEQPFNVIEENRVTICIAE; encoded by the coding sequence ATGAAACTAAGAAGAAATCTTACCGCACTCGTACTTGGATTAAGCACGATTGCAGCGTTTGCCCAGACTGATGGCAACACCGAGACACGCCAGATTAAAGAAGAAGGCAAGACTGTATTTAATCCGCACTGGTTCATGCAAGTACAAGCTGGTGCTTCGCATACTGTGGGAGAAGCCAAATTCGGAGACCTGATTTCTCCAGCCGCTGCATTGAACTTCGGTTATCAATTCACTCCGTTGTGGGGATTGCGTGCCGGTCTGAGTGGCTGGGAAGCTAAGGGTGCATGGGTAAGCCCTGAAACGATTTACAAGTATAATTACTTGCAGGGAAATGTAGATGCCACACTTGACTTAAGTAATCTGTTCTGCGGTTACAACCCGACACGTTTCTTTAACGCATACCTGTTCGGAGGTATCGGCGTGAACGGAGCATTCAACAACGATGAAGCCGTAGCCTTGAACGATGCCGGACACCGCTTGGAATACTTGTGGCGCGATAGCAAAGTTAATGTAGTAGGCCGTTTCGGCTTGGGCACGAACTTACGCATCAGCGACCATGTATTCTTCAATATCGAAGTGAATGCCAACACGATGTCAGACAAGTACAATTCAAAGAAAGCCGGTAATTCCGACTGGCAGTTTAATGCCTTGGCTGGATTCACGTTCAAATTCGGAAAAACTTACACGCGTACCGAGCCGGTTTATTATGAACCCGCTCCCGCTCCTGCTCCGGCACCTGTCGTAGAAGAAAAGAAAGAAGAACCTGCTCCCGCTCCGGAACCTGTAAAGGTACAACCGATGAGACAGAACATCTTCTTCCTTATCAATTCTTCTGAAATCCGCACATCAGAACAAAGCAAAGTCAATAACCTCATAGCTTACCTGAAGGAACATACTGACGCTAAAGTTTCTCTCTGCGGATATGCCGACAAGAATACCGGAAATGCACGTATCAACAAGAAGTTATCGCAAGAACGTGCCGAGGCAGTTGCAGAAGCACTGAAAGCAGAAGGCATTGCAGCCGACCGTATTACAATTGATTATAAAGGTGATACCGAACAACCGTTTAATGTAATCGAAGAAAACCGCGTTACGATTTGTATTGCCGAATAA
- the mnmA gene encoding tRNA 2-thiouridine(34) synthase MnmA has protein sequence MTKDKRVLVGMSGGIDSSATCIMLQEQGYEVVGVTMRTWDIPSHFSTPGQEQPDEILEAQAVAARLGIEHHVADVREEFRKVIVQYFIDEYMRGRTPNPCVLCNPLFKERILCEWADRTGCQWIATGHYCQIEKRNGWFYIVTGDDATKDQSYFLWKLPQEILSRMLFPLGGMTKDKVREYLAHKGFEAKAKGGESMEICFIDKDYREFLREHCPDIDERIGPGWFVDSKGVKLGQHKGFAYYTIGQRKGLGIALGEPAYVLKINPEKNTVMLGDADQLRTEYMLAEPPVAPDIEELLACPNLSVRIRYRSRPIPCQVVRLPENGYLLVRFAVEASAITPGQSAVFYDGNRVLGGSFIASQQGIRKISAEHAPLFDKKR, from the coding sequence ATGACAAAAGACAAACGGGTATTGGTAGGAATGAGCGGAGGCATAGACAGCTCTGCCACTTGCATCATGTTGCAAGAGCAAGGATATGAAGTGGTAGGAGTGACCATGCGCACCTGGGATATCCCTTCTCATTTTTCTACTCCCGGACAAGAACAACCCGACGAGATATTGGAAGCGCAAGCCGTTGCCGCCCGGCTTGGCATTGAACACCATGTAGCGGATGTGCGCGAAGAGTTCAGGAAAGTCATCGTGCAATACTTTATCGATGAATACATGCGCGGGCGTACCCCGAATCCGTGTGTATTGTGTAACCCGCTCTTTAAGGAACGCATTTTATGCGAATGGGCAGACCGTACCGGATGCCAATGGATAGCTACAGGGCATTATTGCCAAATCGAGAAACGGAACGGGTGGTTTTACATTGTGACTGGCGACGATGCCACCAAAGACCAGTCGTATTTCCTCTGGAAACTTCCGCAAGAGATTTTAAGCCGGATGCTGTTCCCTTTGGGCGGAATGACCAAGGACAAGGTCCGCGAATACCTTGCCCATAAAGGATTTGAGGCGAAAGCGAAAGGAGGGGAAAGCATGGAGATTTGCTTTATCGACAAGGATTACCGGGAGTTCCTGCGTGAACATTGTCCCGATATCGATGAGCGTATCGGTCCGGGATGGTTCGTAGACAGCAAAGGGGTAAAGTTGGGGCAGCATAAAGGATTTGCCTATTACACCATCGGCCAGCGGAAAGGATTGGGCATCGCACTGGGCGAACCGGCATACGTATTGAAAATTAATCCCGAGAAGAACACGGTCATGTTGGGAGATGCCGATCAGCTGAGAACCGAATACATGCTGGCAGAACCGCCCGTGGCTCCGGATATAGAGGAGCTTTTGGCATGCCCGAATCTTTCGGTGCGCATCCGGTACCGAAGCCGCCCGATTCCTTGTCAAGTCGTCCGATTGCCTGAGAACGGCTATTTGCTGGTAAGATTTGCCGTGGAGGCTTCTGCTATTACCCCCGGGCAATCGGCGGTGTTCTATGACGGGAACCGTGTGTTGGGCGGAAGCTTTATCGCTTCCCAGCAAGGCATTCGGAAAATCAGCGCGGAGCATGCACCGCTATTTGATAAGAAAAGGTGA
- a CDS encoding 4Fe-4S binding protein → MTTSQTTHIVYFSPTHTSEKIARAIGEGIGMERRIETDLTLDESTSTIEINGSLTILAAPVYGGRVAPIALQRMKRLKGTNAPVILAVVYGNRDYEDALVELRDTAIELGFTPLSAGAFIGEHSYSTPALPVAMGRPDEADLGIARRFGKESLLKLERTNLPVPTFYIKGNVPYKPLMSGKPSAPVCTENCFGCGECVEVCPTHAIRLNAENVIETDINRCIRCCACVKACPNGARVYDNPFAAFLHENFSARREPELFL, encoded by the coding sequence ATGACTACATCTCAAACAACCCACATTGTTTATTTCTCGCCGACCCATACATCAGAAAAAATAGCCCGTGCCATTGGTGAGGGCATCGGCATGGAAAGACGTATCGAGACTGACCTGACTTTGGACGAAAGCACTTCTACGATTGAAATCAACGGTTCGCTGACCATACTTGCCGCTCCTGTATATGGCGGACGGGTGGCTCCGATTGCTTTGCAGCGCATGAAACGCTTGAAAGGGACGAATGCTCCGGTTATATTGGCTGTGGTTTACGGGAACCGGGATTACGAAGATGCACTGGTAGAGTTGCGCGATACGGCGATTGAATTGGGCTTTACGCCTCTGTCCGCAGGGGCTTTCATCGGCGAGCATAGCTATAGCACGCCTGCATTGCCCGTGGCTATGGGCAGGCCGGATGAGGCGGACCTTGGCATTGCCCGCCGCTTCGGAAAAGAAAGTTTGTTGAAGCTGGAGCGAACAAATCTCCCTGTCCCGACGTTTTATATCAAGGGAAATGTTCCGTACAAACCCCTGATGAGCGGAAAGCCTTCGGCTCCGGTGTGTACGGAAAACTGTTTCGGATGCGGGGAATGCGTTGAGGTATGTCCCACGCATGCCATCCGGCTCAATGCCGAAAACGTGATAGAGACAGACATCAACCGCTGCATCCGTTGCTGTGCCTGCGTAAAAGCTTGCCCGAACGGGGCACGCGTCTATGATAACCCCTTTGCTGCATTCCTGCATGAGAACTTCAGCGCACGGCGTGAACCGGAATTGTTCTTATAA
- the ruvB gene encoding Holliday junction branch migration DNA helicase RuvB — translation MEEQFDIRDYKPTGKERDFENALRPLQFEDFSGQDKVVDNLRIFVKAARLRAEALDHVLLHGPPGLGKTTLSNIIANELGVGFRVTSGPVLDKPGDLAGVLTSLEPNDVLFIDEIHRLSPVVEEYLYSAMEDYRIDIMIDKGPSARSIQLDLNPFTLVGATTRSGLLTAPLRARFGINLHLEYYEDSTLTKIILRSAKILGVPCDTEAAGEIASRSRGTPRIANALLRRVRDFAQVKGSGRIDLKIAQFALEALNIDRYGLDQIDNKLLCTIIDKFRGGPVGLTTIATALGEDPGTIEEVYEPFLIKEGFLKRTPRGREVTELAYRHLGRSRWNEQKTLFD, via the coding sequence ATGGAAGAACAGTTCGACATACGCGATTATAAGCCTACCGGAAAGGAGCGTGATTTCGAGAACGCACTGCGTCCGCTTCAGTTTGAAGACTTTAGCGGGCAAGACAAGGTGGTGGATAACCTGCGTATTTTTGTAAAGGCGGCACGGCTTCGTGCCGAGGCACTTGACCATGTATTGCTGCACGGCCCTCCCGGACTGGGGAAGACTACGCTGAGCAACATCATTGCCAATGAACTGGGCGTAGGGTTCCGTGTCACATCCGGTCCGGTACTGGACAAGCCCGGCGACCTGGCGGGAGTCCTGACCAGCCTGGAACCGAACGATGTATTGTTTATCGATGAAATACACCGCTTGAGTCCGGTCGTGGAAGAATACCTGTATTCGGCAATGGAAGACTACCGGATAGACATCATGATAGACAAAGGTCCGTCGGCACGCAGCATCCAGCTTGACTTAAACCCGTTCACCCTGGTAGGAGCAACGACCCGAAGCGGCTTGCTGACCGCACCGTTGCGGGCACGCTTCGGCATCAACCTGCACTTGGAATACTACGAAGACAGTACGCTGACCAAAATCATCTTGCGCTCGGCTAAGATTCTGGGGGTGCCTTGTGATACGGAAGCGGCCGGGGAGATTGCCTCGCGAAGCCGCGGAACGCCCCGTATCGCCAACGCTTTGCTCCGGCGGGTGCGTGATTTCGCGCAAGTGAAAGGCTCCGGACGCATCGACTTGAAGATTGCCCAGTTCGCATTGGAGGCATTGAACATAGACCGTTACGGCTTGGACCAGATAGACAACAAGTTGCTTTGCACCATCATCGACAAGTTCCGAGGCGGTCCTGTAGGATTGACCACCATTGCTACGGCATTGGGGGAAGACCCCGGCACGATAGAAGAAGTATACGAACCCTTTCTTATCAAGGAAGGCTTCTTGAAGCGTACACCCCGCGGACGGGAAGTGACCGAACTGGCATACCGGCATTTGGGCAGAAGCCGGTGGAATGAACAAAAAACATTATTCGATTGA